CAGACGCTGACGACGTCAAGGCGCTCCTTCCTGAACATTTCCCTGTAATCCCTGTATGGGATAACCCCCGGATAAACGCGGGCCATTTCACGCGCCCGGTCGAATATGATATCGCTGCAGGAGACCAGCCTCGCAGACGGCTCATTAAAGTACGATTTGGCGTGCGTATTATAATGCGGCCCTTTTGGGTTGTCCCATTTAAACGCTATATTCCCGCAACCAATTATCCCTGCTCTGACCATGTTATTTTATACCTGTCCTGTTTATGGAACGGCCTTTTAAAGGCTCCAATATCCCGGGCTCATCATCAAGCAACTTGATGATGTCGCCGGTATCGAATAATTTGTTCACCGGGTAAAGCCGCCCGTATATCCTCCTCATGACCTCAAGGTCCGCCTCGGTATCGAGGGCAAGATGGATATCCGGCCGGTTAAATTTTGCCGGGGCCGGATACCGGTACGACGAAAATAACTCCGGGTGGCTTTTAATGAAATAATTTGTGTGCTCGAAATTATTGCTGTCCGAATTGTAAGGGGCGCGGCACGCCGTCTCATGCGCCCTGGATAACGCGGAAAATCCGGCCACCTGCATATCTATGCCTACGGGATAAGAGTCCTCCAGGCAATTCGATACCAGGTCATACGCATTCTTGAAGAAGAAATCGACGCCTTCATCTATTAACGAAGGAGAGATGCATGAGCAATCGCCGGTGACCAAAACAAGCGCCTTCGCGGCTGCGACCGTCCCCGCTCCCACTACCCTTCCCAGGACATCCGTTTCGCTGCCCCGGTAGCATCCGGCCCCGAACCTTTTCGCGATCGGCAGCAGCCGGTCGTCGCTGTCTTTTTCGGTCGTCGCTACCACCACCCCTTTGACATTTTTACACGCCGAAAGCCTTTCTATGACCGCCCCCAAAGCGGGAAGCCCCGGGTACAGGTCAAGCGCCATCTTTCCGGGAAGGCGCGTAGACCCCATCCTGGCCTCTATCACGGCGTATACCTCTTTCGCGGTTTTCATGGTCAAATAAACCTGTCGCCTTTTGCGAAATCACGGGCCGGCCTTCCGCCCTCAGCTGCCACATCGCTTATCCATATAGCCCTATCCCCGGCAGACACCAAAAACGAGCGTTTATTGCCCTTCTTTCGCACCGACAGTATTTCACCGGCATCTCCGGCCGCCCTCCGGGAGCCGCCGATCTTCGCGCTCCAAACAAAATACTTTACGCCCTTGCTATATGTGAACGCGCCGGGATAAGGACGGGTCAGGGCCCGTATCCAGTTGTAAACATCGATAGCCGGGGCGTTCCAGTTGATGCGCCCGTCTTCCGGCCGCCGCTTCGGCCAAAACTTACGGTTCCCGGAAACATTCTTTATCCTGCGCGCGCGCCCCGCCTCGATCTCAGGCAGGTGCCTGCTGATCAAACGGCACACCGCCGACGCGGCCTTGTCGTATACCGTAGCGCAAGTGTCCTTAATACTTATCGGAAAACTCATTTGGGCAATTATATCCCCGGTGTCCGCCTGAGGGTCGCAGTAGAACATGGTAACACCGGTCTTCTTCTCTCCGTTTATTATCGCCCAGTTCACGGGCGCGCGGCCCCTGTATTTTGGCAGCAATGAAGAATGGAAACCTATCGCGCCTTTGCCGGGGATCTTCAATATCTCCGCGCAGACCAATCTTTGCCAGCCGCATATCACTATCAATTCCGGTCCCATCTTTTTAATGCGCGAGATATTCGCAGGATCGTTGAGGTCCTTTACCCTGTACAGCGGTATGCCGTGTTTCCTGGCGACCGCAGAGAAATCCGAGAACCCCGAGGTCCTGCCGGCATATTTCCGGGAGAGGGTAAATATGGCCGCAACATCGCCGCCGTCTTTTATCACCTGCCTCAGGCATTTCATTCCAATCTCGACGCAACCTATAAAAACTATCCTCATCCCTATTTTCGCACTTCCCTTATAAGCCTGAACGGCTCGGCATATTTAATGCCCGCCGAGATCCCCCAGTAATTCGCGTAAGCCTTTATGGCTTCGGGGCTCCTGGGATGCGGGTACGGCCTGGCTTCGCTTTCGTACCGCGACATCGCCGCCGTCTTCACCCCGATCTCGCCGGCGATATCGAGAAATATATTAGGTATGAACAGGTCCTCTTTTTCCATGGAGTTCCATTCGGTAGTGGAAGCCACATTATACGTGAAAAGCCTTTTTATCTTCTGCCCGGGGATGGGCCTAGCGGCGGTTATCGACGCCTCGTATACTATCCGGTGGTCCTTGTTCAGGTCCGCGGCGTGGTGGGTATACAGGCTGTCCGCATCCAGCCGCGATATATATTTTTCTATGCACCCGATGATATCTGAAAGCGCGATGGTATCGAACTTCTGGTTCGGGAAATCCTCGAAAAAGACTTTCTTGGTTCCGACCTTCTTATTCGCCTCAAGGGCGTTCTTCCTGAGCGCCGCAGCCTGCCGCGGCGAATACCTGCCCTTTGCGCCGTCCGTCAGGATCACGACGTATGAATCGATGCCGCATTTCTTTTGCTTGGCGATCAGGCCTCCGCATCCCAATATCTCGTCATCGGGGTGCGCCGCGATTATCAAGTTTTTCATCGGCTCCACCTGTGTAATATGGTCCTGGTTTTTTCGATCACGGAAAACCCGTTCCTGATGTAAAAATTCATAGCCGCAATATTCCCGATCTGCGTTTCAGTCACCATTTCAAAACGCCTAAAATGCCTGATAACATGCCGTATCAACGCGGTGCCCACGCCTGCGCCCGCGAACTTTGCCGCTACCGCCACATAGGCCAAAAAGACCTTTTTCTTCCGCGCATCCTTATGGCACAGGATTACTCCCGCAGCTTCACCGCCGATTCGCGCGGCGAAGAGAGACCGCGTTGCGGAAGGTTTGAAATTTTTTAAATAACTGATCCAAAGCAGGTCTGCTTTTTCTTTCCGTATATGCCGATCGGTATGGAAACGGTCGCATGTGAATACCGAGCCCAGTCTGGAATACGGCAGGCCCTCATTCGTTTCCAGCTTTTCTATCTTACAACCAAGCGCTCCTCTCTTGGCGTGCGCAGCCATAGACCTCCCGGCGCAGCATTCCCTATCCTGATATTTAAGGGTTACTTCGGTATTAATGTATTTAAAACCGGCAGAATACAAAAAATCTAATACCTTTATTCCGGTCGCCGTGTCGATCTTGGCGGTAATAAATGTATCCTTAAAGGATCTCCTGAACTTTTCGTCAAGCTCGGAGGACGGCGTCAATTCCAGCCTGCCGGCATCCAGCAGAAAAGAAGGCCTTCCGAAAAAACCGGTGTCCCACGACAAAAATTTCAGGCGGATCTTCGCGCCGGCCGCCTTAAGCGTGATGTCTTTCATATATTTCATCCACTGCCTCCCTGATAGAGTCTGTCCTCGGGAAAATGCCCGGGTCCACGGCAACGCTGCGGCGCAGCGCCTCTTTTACCATTACGGGATCGATCGTCCGGAATCCCATATAACGGGCGTATCTTTTCTTATCAAAATATTCGCACCTCGTGACTTGATGTTCATACACCGCCGTCAGTAAAGCCGGCGTACGCGTACAGACCAGTTCATACGCGGTAAGCCCCCCCGCGGAGATAGCAAGGTCGCAATTCATATATTCCTGGAACATGCTCGCAATATTCTGTTTTAATTCATACTTTAGCGCCAGGTCACCGAGCCTGCGCTTCAGCGTTTCCCTGTATCTATAACCCGAGCCCAGGATAATATGCAATTCCAGCGAGGTATCGAGGCCTGCCAGCGCCTCTACCGCCTTTTTTGTGAGGTCAAATTCATCGGCTCCGCCTAGCGTTATCAATACAGTCCTGACCGTCTCTTTATCCTTCCTTTCGCGTATACGATCGAATTGAAAGTCGGCCGGCAGGATCACATACTGCGGCCCAAGGAGGAAACGCGCCCTGCCTGCCGCGCGCCCTCTAAAGGTCTCCTCAGCCGATACATCCCAGTTCACGACCAGGTCGAAATCGTCCGGCACGGCGCCGTCAAAGCACACACACGCCTTTATCGCTTCAGGCGTTATCCCGCGGTAATCAGCCAGCGGCCTTTCAGTGATCTCAAAGAAGGCCGCGTCGATACCGTTCTTCTTTATATACCTGTTTATGTTGTCCACCTCTTCTTCGATGCCGCTGTCCGGGTCGATCACGCTCAGGTTCTTTAACGCGTGTTTTTCTGCCAGCGCTAGGCCCAGGTCATACCCCCTGATGATAAAATGCGCTCTCCAGCCCTCCTTCTCAAAATACCTGGACAGGTGTATCAGGGAGACCAGGTCACCCGTGCCGATACAGGTTTTAGCGTCTGCCCTGAATACTATGTTCTTCATCTCAAAATGTCCGCCCAGGTAAGAGGTTCGCCTGACGGAATATCCCTTTTAGCGGTGACCCTGTGATCCTCGAATAAGCTCATATATTCCGGCGCAAGCCCATGCGCCTTTTTGCCGGGCCTGAGGACGGCGATGTGCGAGGGCTTTATTGCCTTCCCTTTCTTAATGTCCCTGCGCGCAAAAAGGCTCATGAAGGCAAAATCCCTCAGGTAACGTTCATGGGGAAATGTCACCTTGGCCGTCGTGCCGTACAAAAGTTTATCGATAGTGAAATTTTTACGCTTATGCGCGGTTTCTGCCGACCTGACATCCTTTACCATCTTTTCAATCTCATCCGGTTCCAACGCAAAGAAATGGTCAGGACCCGCCATTTTTCTGTCCAGGGTAATGTGTTTTTCTATGATAGAAGCGCCGAGATAGACCGCCTGTACCGCGGCGTCGGAGACCTCTGCGGTGTGGTCGGAGAATCCGACCGCGATGCCCGAAAAAGCCAGCTTCAAGGTCTCTATCACCCCAAGGTTGCAGTCCTTGAGCGGCGTCGGATACTTCAACGAGCAATGTAAGAGCGCTATTTTATCATGATAACGTTTAACGGTAAAAACTGCCTTTTCAACCTCGCCCAGGCTCGCTCCGCCCGTGGAGATGATTACCGGAAGCCCGGTCTGCGCGCACTGTTGGAGCAACGGCAGGTTTGTAATCGAATACGAAGCGATCTTGATCCGTTTCAGTCCCTTCTCAACCATTGTCCTGAGCCCGCGCGCGTCGAAAACAGAGGCGAGGAAATCTATCTTCTTCCCTGCGCAATGGCGCATGAGCCGCGTAATCCACGCTTCGGGCATTTCAAACCGCTTTGCCGCATCGAAGATATCGTAAGAATATGCCCCTTTGGCGTCTTTCCAGTCCAGTTTGCCCGCCGTCTCCGGATAAAGATATTTCGCTTTGAAATGCTGGAACTTCGCGGCATTACAGCCCGCGGCTGCGGCGGCGTCGATCATCTCCAGGCAGTTATCGAGAGAGCCGTTATGGTTGATGCCTATTTCCGCTATTACATAGACCGGCCTGTCAGGCACTCCTTAACCTTCCCACCATATTGATATTCCTTGCCAGGTGGTTCTTGTAGATCAGTTCCGGTGTAAGAAAATCCAGGGCATCGGCATTATCGCCGAAATAGGGGTCCTTGTAGCTAAGGTAATTCTTGATCACCCCGATCTCCGTGATTATCGTTTCGTGCTCCAGGACCTCAAACCCCGCTTTTTCAAAAAGCATGGAAAGGGTCTCCCTGCTAAAGAACTGGATATGAGAATGCCCCGCAAAAACGCCTGCTTTTTCATGCATGATCCGGTTGACAAGCGCATCCATGCAAGGGACTGAAATAAAAATTATGCCTTTTGGTTTTAATATCTTCTTTACCTCCAGCACTGTCTCTAAGGGCTCCCTCAAGTGCTCAAGGGTGTTCAATAAAAAGATGCAATCAAACCTACGCTTGATCTCTTGCTTAAGCGGGAAAAAATCGCCTATATAATCTATTTCTTTTTCCGTTAAAAATTTATGGCAGCGCCGGTTAGGTTCGACGCCAAAAGCGTAGTATCCCCTCTTTTTTGCTTCGCCAAGTAATGTGCCCGGCCCGCAGCCCACATCGCAAATACCTATATCACTTTTTTCCTTACTGTCGAAATAAAACTCGGCGATATCCAGGCTGTACCTTGCCTCCAGGGCCTGCATCTTTATCTGCTCCGCGCTTTCCAAAACAGCCTCCCAGGAATCCTCGGCGCTCCAGAGTTTCTTGTATTCATCATTATTCAGGATCCGGTTTACATATACCAACCCGCAGCTCTTGCACTTTACATGAGGGAACCCATACTTTACAAAAACCGCATCGTGGTCTCCTGACTTGCACAACGGACAGGCTCTCTTCTCGGCGAACTTATCATAAATAAGCCCGGTACCGGGATCGGTCCATTGGTCATCATGGGTCTCCCTGTAAGCGAGGTGGTCATCGCGCTTGGTCAACAGGTTGAACTTGCGAGTGCCATAGACTATACTGGCATCAAACTCATTCCTTCTTTTTACTCGTTCCTCAAAATTCATTTTTCACTCCCGTGTTTGCATGTCAGCGTAAGGGGTATCGCAATTGCCACTTCCCGCCCTCTTTCTTCCAGATCTCGGGATTCCTGTGCTTATCCACTATCTCATGGAAATCTTTTTCTGTAAGATCCAGGTATTCCAGCATATCCTTGAAATAATACGCCGGGAATTCATCGTCGTATTTTTTTGCCAATTCCAGGCCCTGCTCCCTGGTGAGCTGCTTATTCTGGATCATCCTGCTGGCATCCCTCACCGCCCTGCCGAAACCGAACTTTATGAACTGCATGTAATAGTAAAGGTTGTCGGACTTGTCATCGAGGCTGTCGAAATCGGTGTAGGTCCCTTCCGACCTTCCGGTGGGGCATGTCTTGAAGTCGAATTTTTCCTTTATGTACAGGAAGTTCTCGTAACTGCTCCATTTGAAGAAATAACCGAAGTAAAGCGCCTTTACTCCCACCTTCCTGACTTCCTCCAGGCCGGGATAGAGGTAAGGATTGAGGTCCTTCGCCGTGATTTTGTCGTCTACCCAGTTCCTGGGATCGTCGCCTATCTGGTGCTCTATGACCTCGGTAAAGTCCCGCAGTTTCTTCGACTCCTCTTTCAGGACCTTCCCCCCGTATTCGCTCTCCCCGTGTTCGGCGTAAAAGACCAGCGGCACCTTGTAATTCACCGCGGCCTGGACGGGTATCGTATTGACGCCGGCGTCCCATGCTACCTTATGGTTGCCGCGTTCTATAAAGAACCTGCGCGACAGCCGACGGTGTATGCGCTGGTTGGGGCGGAAGAAAAGATGGTCGAAACCAAGTTGGACCATCATCTCGCGGTTGTAGTTTCCCACATCAGTAGGCAGCTGCGGGGAGAATGTCGTCATGAGCGGGTTCATCCCGAACTCATATTTCAACTTGTATGCCACGGCGCTGCTGTCCTTTCCGCCGCTCCACGGTACGATACAGTCCCATGACCCGTTTTCGGACCGATATTGCCCCAGGAGGTCGAGGAATTCCTTTTTTCTGGCCTGCCAATCTATGCCTTCCCATTTATTCTCGGCATTCCTGCACGCGTTGCAA
The nucleotide sequence above comes from Candidatus Omnitrophota bacterium. Encoded proteins:
- a CDS encoding N-acetyl sugar amidotransferase is translated as MVIYCKRCLMPSTRPRISFDKEGICNACRNAENKWEGIDWQARKKEFLDLLGQYRSENGSWDCIVPWSGGKDSSAVAYKLKYEFGMNPLMTTFSPQLPTDVGNYNREMMVQLGFDHLFFRPNQRIHRRLSRRFFIERGNHKVAWDAGVNTIPVQAAVNYKVPLVFYAEHGESEYGGKVLKEESKKLRDFTEVIEHQIGDDPRNWVDDKITAKDLNPYLYPGLEEVRKVGVKALYFGYFFKWSSYENFLYIKEKFDFKTCPTGRSEGTYTDFDSLDDKSDNLYYYMQFIKFGFGRAVRDASRMIQNKQLTREQGLELAKKYDDEFPAYYFKDMLEYLDLTEKDFHEIVDKHRNPEIWKKEGGKWQLRYPLR
- a CDS encoding PIG-L family deacetylase → MKNLIIAAHPDDEILGCGGLIAKQKKCGIDSYVVILTDGAKGRYSPRQAAALRKNALEANKKVGTKKVFFEDFPNQKFDTIALSDIIGCIEKYISRLDADSLYTHHAADLNKDHRIVYEASITAARPIPGQKIKRLFTYNVASTTEWNSMEKEDLFIPNIFLDIAGEIGVKTAAMSRYESEARPYPHPRSPEAIKAYANYWGISAGIKYAEPFRLIREVRK
- a CDS encoding GNAT family N-acetyltransferase: MKYMKDITLKAAGAKIRLKFLSWDTGFFGRPSFLLDAGRLELTPSSELDEKFRRSFKDTFITAKIDTATGIKVLDFLYSAGFKYINTEVTLKYQDRECCAGRSMAAHAKRGALGCKIEKLETNEGLPYSRLGSVFTCDRFHTDRHIRKEKADLLWISYLKNFKPSATRSLFAARIGGEAAGVILCHKDARKKKVFLAYVAVAAKFAGAGVGTALIRHVIRHFRRFEMVTETQIGNIAAMNFYIRNGFSVIEKTRTILHRWSR
- a CDS encoding methionyl-tRNA formyltransferase, with product MRIVFIGCVEIGMKCLRQVIKDGGDVAAIFTLSRKYAGRTSGFSDFSAVARKHGIPLYRVKDLNDPANISRIKKMGPELIVICGWQRLVCAEILKIPGKGAIGFHSSLLPKYRGRAPVNWAIINGEKKTGVTMFYCDPQADTGDIIAQMSFPISIKDTCATVYDKAASAVCRLISRHLPEIEAGRARRIKNVSGNRKFWPKRRPEDGRINWNAPAIDVYNWIRALTRPYPGAFTYSKGVKYFVWSAKIGGSRRAAGDAGEILSVRKKGNKRSFLVSAGDRAIWISDVAAEGGRPARDFAKGDRFI
- a CDS encoding N-acetylneuraminate synthase family protein encodes the protein MPDRPVYVIAEIGINHNGSLDNCLEMIDAAAAAGCNAAKFQHFKAKYLYPETAGKLDWKDAKGAYSYDIFDAAKRFEMPEAWITRLMRHCAGKKIDFLASVFDARGLRTMVEKGLKRIKIASYSITNLPLLQQCAQTGLPVIISTGGASLGEVEKAVFTVKRYHDKIALLHCSLKYPTPLKDCNLGVIETLKLAFSGIAVGFSDHTAEVSDAAVQAVYLGASIIEKHITLDRKMAGPDHFFALEPDEIEKMVKDVRSAETAHKRKNFTIDKLLYGTTAKVTFPHERYLRDFAFMSLFARRDIKKGKAIKPSHIAVLRPGKKAHGLAPEYMSLFEDHRVTAKRDIPSGEPLTWADILR
- a CDS encoding class I SAM-dependent methyltransferase — its product is MNFEERVKRRNEFDASIVYGTRKFNLLTKRDDHLAYRETHDDQWTDPGTGLIYDKFAEKRACPLCKSGDHDAVFVKYGFPHVKCKSCGLVYVNRILNNDEYKKLWSAEDSWEAVLESAEQIKMQALEARYSLDIAEFYFDSKEKSDIGICDVGCGPGTLLGEAKKRGYYAFGVEPNRRCHKFLTEKEIDYIGDFFPLKQEIKRRFDCIFLLNTLEHLREPLETVLEVKKILKPKGIIFISVPCMDALVNRIMHEKAGVFAGHSHIQFFSRETLSMLFEKAGFEVLEHETIITEIGVIKNYLSYKDPYFGDNADALDFLTPELIYKNHLARNINMVGRLRSA